Proteins from one Rhinopithecus roxellana isolate Shanxi Qingling chromosome 20, ASM756505v1, whole genome shotgun sequence genomic window:
- the CACNA1H gene encoding voltage-dependent T-type calcium channel subunit alpha-1H isoform X6 produces MTEGARAADEVRVPLGAPPPGPAAAVGASPESPGAPGGEAEQGSEPGVSPPESPAAERGAELGADEEQRVPYPALAATVFFCLGQTTRPRSWCLRLVCNPWFEHVSMLVIMLNCVTLGMFRPCEDVECGSERCNILEAFDAFIFTFFAVEMVIKMVALGLFGQKCYLGDTWNRLDFFIVVAGMMEYSLDGHNVSLSAIRTVRVLRPLRAINRVPSMRILVTLLLDTLPMLGNVLLLCFFVFFIFGIVGVQLWAGLLRNRCFLDSAFVRNNNLTFLRPYYQTEEGEENPFICSSRRDNGMQKCSHIPSRRELRVPCTLGWEAYVQPQAEGVGATRNACINWNQYYNVCRSGDSNPHNGAINFDNIGYAWIAIFQVITLEGWVDIMYYVMDAHSFYNFIYFILLIIVGSFFMINLCLVVIATQFSETKQRESQLMREQRARHLSNDSTLASFSEPGSCYEELLKYVGHIFRKVKRRSLRLYARWQSRWHKKVDPSAVQGQGPGHRQRRAGRHTASVHHLVYHHHHHHHHHYHFSHSSPRRPGPEPGACDTRLVRAGASPSPPSPGSRPPDAESVHSIYHADCHIEGPQERAQVAHAAATAAASLKLATGLGTMNYPTILPSGMGSGKGSTSPGPKGKWASGPPGTGGHSPLSLYSPDPYEKIQHVVGEHGLGQAPGHLSGLSVPCPLPSPAAGTLTCELKSCPYCTRALEDPEGELSGSESGDSDGRGIYEFTQDVRHGDRRDPMQPPPAMDTPGPGSPRRRAQQRAAPGEPGRLGHLWATFSGKLRRIVDSKYFSRGIMMAILVNTLSMGVEYHEQPEELTHALEISNIVFTSMFALEMLLKLLACGPLGYIRNPYNIFDGIIVVISVWEIVGQADGGLSVLRTFRLLRVLKLVRFLPALRRQLVVLVKTMDNVATFCTLLMLFIFIFSILGMHLFGCKFSLKTDTGDTVPDRKNFDSLLWAIVTVFQILTQEDWNVVLYNGMASTSSWAALYFVALMTFGNYVLFNLLVAILVEGFQAEGDANRSDTDEDKTSVHFEEDFHKLRELQTTELKMCSLAVTPNGHLEGRGSLSPPLIMCTAATPMPTPKSSPYLDADPSLPDSRRGSSSSGDPPLGDQKPPASLRSSPCAPWGPNGAWSSRRSSWSSLGRAPSLKRRSQCGERESLLSGEGKGSTDDEAEDGRATPGPRATPLRRAESLDPRPLRPAPLPPTKCRDCNGQMVALPSEFFLRVDSHREDAAELDDDLEDSCCFRLHKVLEPYKPQWCRSREAWALYLFSPQNRFRVACQKIIMHKMFDHVVLVFIFLNCVTIALERPDIDPGSTERVFLSVSNYIFTAIFVAEMMVKVVALGLLSGEHAYLQSSWNLLDGLLVLVSLVDIVVAMASAGGAKILGVLRVLRLLRTLRPLRVISRAPGLKLVVETLISSLRPIGNIVLICCAFFIIFGILGVQLFKGKFYYCEGGDTRNISTKAQCRAAHYRWVRRKYNFDNLGQALMSLFVLSSKDGWVNIMYDGLDAVGVDQQPVQNHNPWMLLYFISFLLIVSFFVLNMFVGVVVENFHKCRQHQEAEEARRREEKRLRRLERRRRSKALPVAVAGTFPSPEAQRRPYYADYSPTRRSIHSLCTSHYLDLFITFIICVNVITMSMEHYNQPKAALKLVAFGFRRFFKDRWNQLDLAIVLLSLMGITLEEIEMSAALPINPTIIRIMRVLRIARVLKLLKMATGMRALLDTVVQALPQVGNLGLLFMLLFFIYAALGVELFGRLECSEDNPCEGLSRHATFSNFGMAFLTLFRVSTGDNWNGIMKDTLRECTREDKHCLSYLPALSPVYFVTFVLVAQFVLVNVVVAVLMKHLEESNKEAREGAELDAEIELALAQGPRGARRVDADRPPSPQESPDARDTPNLLVARKVSVSRMLSLPNDSYMFRPVVPASAPHPRPLQEVEMETYGASTPLDSIASAHSPPAESCASLQIPLAVSSPARSSETLHALSPRGAARSPSLSRLLCRQEAVRADSLEGQIDGPRDTLDPAETGEKTLVRPVSQGGSLQSPPRSPRPASIRTRKHTFGQRCVSSRTAAPGGEEAEASDPADEEVSHITSSACPWQPVAEPQGPEASPVAGGERDLRRLYSVDAQGFLDKPGRVDEQWRPSAELGSGEPGEAKAWGPEAEPSLGARRKKKMSPPCISVEPPAEDEGSARPPAAEGGSTTLRRRTPSCEATPHRDSLEPTEGSGTGGDPAAKGERWGQASCRAEHLTVPSFAFEPLDLGGPSGDPFLDGGHSVIPEPRASSSGATVPLEPPETEPPVPVSDPPEKRRGLYLTVPQCPLEKPGSPSATPAPGDGTDDPV; encoded by the exons GCCTTTGACGCCTTCATTTTCACCTTTTTCGCGGTGGAGATGGTCATCAAGATGGTGGCTTTGGGGCTGTTCGGGCAGAAATGTTACCTGGGTGACACGTGGAACAGGCTGGATTTCTTCATCGTCGTGGCGGG CATGATGGAGTACTCGTTGGATGGACACAACGTGAGCCTCTCGGCTATCAGGACCGTGCGGGTGCTGCGGCCTCTCCGTGCTATCAATCGCGTGCCGA GCATGCGAATCCTGGTCACTCTGCTGCTGGACACGCTGCCCATGCTCGGGAACGTCCTTCTGCTCTGCTTCTTCGTCTTCTTCATTTTCGGCATCGTTGGCGTCCAGCTCTGGGCTGGCCTCCTGCGGAACCGCTGCTTCCTGGACAGTGCCTTTGTCAG GAACAACAACCTGACCTTCCTGCGGCCGTACTACCAGACGGAGGAGGGCGAGGAGAACCCGTTCATCTGCTCCTCGCGCCGAGACAACGGCATGCAGAAGTGCTCGCACATCCCCAGCCGCCGCGAGCTACGTGTGCCCTGCACACTGGGCTGGGAGGCCTACGTGCAGCCACAGGCCGAGGGGGTGGGCGCCACGCGCAATGCCTGCATCAACTGGAACCAGTATTACAACGTGTGCCGCTCGGGTGACTCCAACCCCCACAACGGTGCCATCAACTTCGACAACATTGGCTACGCCTGGATCGCCATCTTCCAG GTGATCACGCTGGAAGGCTGGGTGGACATCATGTACTACGTCATGGACGCCCACTCGTTCTACAATTTCATCTATTTCATCCTGCTCATCATC GTGGGCTCCTTCTTCATGATCAACCTGTGCCTGGTGGTGATTGCCACGCAGTTCTCAGAGACAAAGCAGCGGGAGAGCCAGCTGATGCGGGAGCAGCGGGCGCGCCACCTATCCAACGACAGCACACTGGCCAGCTTCTCTGAGCCTGGCAGCTGCTACGAAGAGCTGCTGAAGTATGTGGGCCACATATTCCGCAAGGTCAAGCGGCGCAGCTTGCGCCTCTATGCCCGCTGGCAGAGCCGCTGGCACAAGAAGGTGGACCCTAGCGCTGTGCAAGGCCAGGGTCCCGGGCACCGCCAGCGCCGGGCGGGCAGGCACACAGCCTCAGTGCACCACCTGgtctaccaccatcaccaccaccaccaccaccactaccatttCAGCCACAGCAGCCCCCGCAGGCCCGGCCCTGAGCCAGGCGCCTGCGACACCAGGCTGGTGCGGGCCGGTGCGTCTCCCTCACCACCCTCCCCAGGCAGCAGACCACCCGACGCAGAGTCTGTGCACAGCATCTACCATGCCGACTGCCACATAGAGGGGCCGCAGGAGAGGGCCCAGGTGGCACATGCCGCCGCCACCGCTGCCGCCAGCCTCAAACTGGCCACGGGGCTGGGCACCATGAACTACCCCACCATCCTGCCCTCAGGGATGGGCAGCGGCAAAGGCAGCACCAGCCCCGGACCCAAAGGGAAGTGGGCCAGTGGGCCACCAGGCACTGGGGGGCACAGCCCCTTGAGCTTGTATAGCCCCGATCCCTACGAGAAGATCCAGCATGTGGTCGGGGAGCATG GACTGGGCCAGGCCCCTGGCCATCTGTCAGGCCTCAGCGTGCCCTGCCCCCTGCCCAGCCCCGCAGCAGGCACACTGACCTGTGAGCTGAAGAGCTGCCCGTACTGCACCCGTGCCCTGGAGGACCCAGAGGGGGAGCTCAGTGGCTCAGAGAGTGGAGACTCAGATGGTCGTGGCATCTACGAATTCACACAGGACGTCCGGCACGGTGACCGCCGGGATCCCATGCAACCACCCCCTGCGATGGACACACCAGGCCCAGGCAGCCCCCGGCGGCGGGCACAGCAGAGGGCAGCCCCGGGCGAGCCAGGCAGGCTGGGCCACCTCTGGGCTACCTTCAGCGGCAAGCTGCGCCGCATCGTGGACAGCAAGTACTTCAGCCGTGGTATCATGATGGCCATCCTCGTCAACACGCTGAGCATGGGCGTGGAGTACCATGAGCAG CCCGAGGAACTGACTCACGCCCTGGAGATCAGCAACATTGTGTTCACCAGCATGTTCGCCTTGGAAATGTTGCTGAAACTGCTGGCCTGTGGCCCTCTGGGTTACATCCGGAACCCGTACAACATCTTTGACGGCATCATCGTGGTCATCAG CGTCTGGGAGATCGTGGGGCAGGCGGACGGCGGTTTGTCTGTGCTGCGCACCTTCCGGCTGCTTCGTGTGCTGAAGCTGGTGCGCTTCCTGCCAGCGCTGCGGCGCCAGCTTGTGGTACTGGTGAAGACCATGGACAACGTGGCCACCTTCTGCACGCTGCTCATGCTCTTCATTTTTATCTTCAG CATCCTGGGCATGCACCTCTTCGGCTGCAAGTTTAGCCTGAAGACAGACACCGGAGACACCGTGCCCGACAGAAAGAACTTCGACTCCCTGCTGTGGGCCATCGTCACCGTGTTCCAG ATCCTGACCCAGGAGGACTGGAACGTGGTCCTGTACAACGGCatggcctccacctcctcctgggCCGCCCTCTACTTCGTGGCCCTCATGACCTTCGGCAACTACGTGCTTTTCAACCTGCTGGTCGCCATCCTTGTGGAGGGCTTTCAGGCGGAG GGTGACGCCAACAGATCCGACACGGACGAGGACAAGACGTCGGTCCACTTCGAGGAGGACTTCCACAAGCTCAGAGAGCTCCAGACCACAG AGCTGAAGATGTGCTCCCTGGCCGTGACCCCCAACGGGCACCTGGAGGGACGAGGCAGCCTGTCCCCTCCCCTCATCATGTGCACAGCGGCCACACCCATGCCTACTCCCAAGAGCTCGCCATACCTGGACGCAGACCCCAGCCTCCCAGACTCTCGGCGTGGCAGCAGCAGCTCCGGAGACCCGCCCCTGGGAGACCAGAAGCCTCCG GCCAGCCTCCGAAGTTCTCCCTGCGCCCCCTGGGGCCCCAATGGTGCCTGGAGCAGCCGGCGTTCCAGCTGGAGCAGCCTGGGCCGTGCCCCCAGCCTCAAGCGCCGCAGCCAGTGCGGGGAACGTGAGTCCTTGCTGTCCGGCGAGGGCAAGGGCAGTACTGACGACGAAGCCGAGGACGGCAGGGCCACACCCGGGCCCCGTGCCACCCCACTGCGGCGGGCCGAGTCTCTGGACCCACGGCCGCTCCGGCCGGCCCCCCTCCCACCTACCAAGTGTCGCGACTGCAACGGGCAGATGGTGGCCCTGCCCAGCGAGTTCTTCCTACGCGTCGACAGCCACCGGGAGGATGCGGCCGAGCTTGACGACGACTTGGAGGAT AGCTGCTGCTTCCGCCTGCACAAAGTTCTGGAGCCCTACAAGCCCCAGTGGTGCCGGAGCCGGGAGGCCTGGGCCCTCTACCTCTTTTCCCCACAGAACCG GTTCCGCGTCGCCTGCCAGAAGATCATCATGCACAAGATGTTTGATCACGTGGTCCTCGTCTTCATCTTCCTCAACTGTGTCACCATTGCCCTGGAGAGGCCTGACATTGACCCCGGCAGCACC GAGCGGGTCTTCCTCAGCGTCTCCAATTACATCTTCACGGCCATCTTCGTGGCGGAGATGATGGTGAAG GTGGTGGCTCTGGGGCTGCTCTCGGGCGAGCACGCCTacctccagagcagctggaacCTGCTGGATGGGCTGCTGGTGCTGGTGTCCCTGGTCGACATCGTCGTGGCCATGGCCTCGGCTGGTGGCGCCAAGATCCTGGGCGTTCTGCGCGTGCTGCGTCTGCTGCGGACCTTGCGGCCTCTGAG GGTCATCAGCCGGGCCCCGGGCCTCAAGCTGGTGGTGGAGACGCTGATTTCGTCACTCAGGCCCATCGGGAACATCGTCCTCATCTGCTGCGCCTTCTTCATCATTTTTGGCATCTTGGGTGTGCAG CTCTTCAAAGGGAAGTTCTACTACTGCGAGGGTGGCGACACCAGGAACATTTCCACCAAGGCGCAGTGCCGGGCCGCCCACTACCGCTGGGTGAGGCGCAAGTACAACTTCGACAACCTGGGCCAG GCCCTGATGTCGCTGTTCGTGCTGTCGTCCAAGGATGGCTGGGTGAATATCATGTATGACGGGCTGGACGCCGTCGGTGTGGACCAGCAG CCCGTGCAGAACCACAACCCCTGGATGCTGCTGTACTTCATCTCCTTCCTGCTCATCGTCAGCTTCTTCGTGCTCAACATGTTCGTGGGCGTTGTGGTCGAGAACTTCCACAAATGCCGGCagcaccaggaggcagaggaggcgcGGCGGCGTGAGGAGAAGCGGCTGCGGCGCCTGGAGAGGAGGCGCAGGAGTAAGGCGCTCCCGGTGGCGGTGGCGG GCACTTTCCCCAGCCCAG AGGCCCAGCGCCGGCCCTACTATGCCGACTACTCGCCCACCCGCCGCTCCATTCACTCGCTGTGCACCAGCCACTATCTCGACCTTTTCATCACCTTCATTATCTGCGTCAACGTCATCACCATGTCCATGGAGCACTATAACCAACCGAAG GCTGCACTGAAGCTGGTGGCATTTGGGTTCCGTCGGTTCTTCAAGGACAG GTGGAACCAGCTGGACCTGGCCATCGTGCTGCTGTCACTCATGGGCATCACGCTGGAGGAGATAGAGATGAGCGCCGCGCTGCCCATCAACCCCACCATCATCCGCATCATGCGTGTCCTCCGCATCGCCCGGG TGCTGAAGCTGCTGAAGATGGCCACGGGCATGCGCGCCCTGCTGGACACCGTCGTGCAAGCCCTGCCCCAG GTGGGCAACCTGGGCCTTCTTTTCATGCTCCTGTTTTTTATCTATGCTGCGCTGGGAGTggagctgttcgggaggctgg AGTGCAGCGAAGACAACCCGTGCGAGGGCCTGAGCAGGCATGCCACCTTCAGCAACTTCGGCATGGCCTTCCTCACGCTGTTCCGCGTGTCCACGGGGGACAACTGGAACGGGATCATGAAG GACACGCTGCGCGAGTGCACCCGTGAGGACAAGCACTGCTTGAGCTACCTGCCAGCCCTGTCGCCCGTCTACTTCGTGACCTTCGTGCTGGTGGCGCAGTTCGTGCTGGTGAACGTGGTGGTGGCCGTGCTCATGAAGCACCTGGAGGAAAGCAACAAGGAGGCGCGCGAGGGCGCGGAGCTGGACGCCGAGATCGAGCTGGCGCTGGCGCAGGGCCCCAGGGGTGCACGCCGGGTGGATGCAGACAGGCCTCCCTCACCCCAGGAGAGTCCGGATGCCAGGGACACCCCAAACCTCCTGGTCGCACGCAAGGTGTCCGTGTCCAGGATGCTCTCGCTGCCCAACGACAGCTACATGTTCCGGCCCGTGGTGCCCGCCTCGGCGCCCCACCCCCGCCCGCTGCAGGAGGTGGAGATGGAGACCTATGGGGCCAGCACCCCCTTGG ACTCCATTGCCTCTGCACACTCGCCGCCCGCGGAGTCTTGTGCCTCCCTCCAGATCCCATTGGCTGTGTCGTCCCCAGCCAGGAGCAGCGAGACCCTCCATGCCCTGTCCCCTCGGGGTGCAGCCCGCTCCCCCAGCCTCAGCCGGCTGCTCTGCAGACAG GAGGCTGTACGCGCCGATTCCTTGGAAGGGCAGATTGACGGCCCTAGGGACACCCTGGACCCTGCGGAGACTGGCGAGAAAACCCTGGTGAGGCCGGTGTCCCAGGGGGGCTCCCTGCAGTCTCCCCCACGCTCCCCACGGCCCGCCAGCATCCGCACCCGGAAGCACACCTTCGGACAGCGCTGTGTCTCCAGCCGGACGGCAGCCCCGGGTGGAGAGGAGGCCGAGGCCTCGGACCCAGCCGACGAGGAGGTCAGCCACATCACCAGCTCCGCCTGCCCCTGGCAGCCCGTGGCCGAGCCCCAGGGCCCCGAAGCCTCTCCAGTGGCCGGCGGCGAGCGGGACCTGCGCAGGCTCTACAGCGTGGACGCTCAGGGCTTCCTGGACAAGCCGGGCCGGGTGGACGAGCAGTGGCGGCCCTCGGCGGAGCTGGGCAGCGGGGagcctggggaggccaaggcctggGGCCCCGAGGCCGAGCCCTCTCTGGGTGCGCGCAGAAAGAAGAAGATGAGCCCCCCCTGCATCTCGGTGGAACCCCCTGCGGAGGATGAGGGCTCCGCGCGGCCCCCCGCAGCGGAGGGCGGCAGCACCACCCTGAGGCGCAGAACCCCATCCTGTGAGGCCACCCCTCACCGGGACTCCCTGGAGCCCACAGAGGGCTCAGGCACCGGAGGGGACCCTGCAGCCAAGGGGGAGCGCTGGGGCCAGGCCTCCTGCCGGGCCGAGCACCTGACCGTCCCCAGCTTTGCCTTCGAGCCGCTGGACCTCGGCGGCCCCAGTGGAGACCCTTTCTTGGACGGTGGCCACAGCGTGATCCCAGAACCCAGAGCTTCCTCTTCAGGGGCCACAGTGCCCTTGGAACCCCCGGAAACAGAGCCTCCCGTGCCCGTCAGTGACCCCCCAGAGAAGAGGCGGGGGCTGTACCTCACAGTCCCCCAGTGTCCTCTGGAGAAACCAGGGTCCCCCTCAGCCACCCCTGCCCCAGGGGATGGTACAGATGACCCCGTGTAG